From the Deltaproteobacteria bacterium genome, the window CCAGCTCCAGACGCGGCTGCACGCCCGGGCGCCGCGCGTCGATTTTTCGACGCACGGAGTCATCCAGGTGCATGTGTCATGGGCCGCGCCGCCCGGGGGACGGGCCGGGATGCACGCGGCGAAGCCGCGCGCGGGTGCCCCGGTTCGTGTTGGGCTCTCTGTGCCCAGCGTGACTACGTCGCGCTCGCGACGCGCACTGCGCGCCGGCGCCACCAGACGTAGAACGGCAGCCCGCTGGCGATGACGGCGAGGCTGCCCCACGTGTAGGCCGGCTTGGTGACGAGCAAGTCGACGACCAGCACGCCGACCAGGAAGAGATAGGTCCCCTGGAGCCACGGGTAGCCGACGCCGCCCGGCCGTTCGCCGGTGCGGCGGGCGAGGAGGAAGAGACCGCCCACCGTGAAGAGGTAGAAGACGAGCTCGGCGATGATCACGTAGTCGAGCAGGTCTCCGTAACGGCCCGAGAGGGCGAGCACGGACGCCCACGCGCCCTGGAGCCAGAGAGCAGGCCCCGGCACGTGGCGCGCGTTGAGACGCGCGGCGGGCGTGAAGAAGAGGCCGTCGCGTGCCATCGCCCAGGCGACGCGTGCGCCGGCGAGTACGAGCCCGTTGACGCAGCCGAACGTCGAGATCATCACGGCGACGGCCATGAGCGTGGCGCCGACGGGTCCGCCCGCCAGGCGCTCCATGACCGCCGTGCCGACGCGGTCGGCGGTCGCGTGCTGGAGGCCCCGCGCGAAGACGTCGGCGCCCTCGGGGCTGCCGCGCAGTGGAAGGACGTTCAGGTAGGCGACGTTGGTCGCCAGGTAGAGCGCGCAGACGAGCACCGTGCCGAGCAGGAGGGCGCGCGGCACGGTCCTCGGCGCGTCGCGTACCTCGGCGGCGGCGAAGGTGACGTTCGCCCAGGCGTCGGCCGCGAAGAGCGCGCCGACCATCGCCGCGCCGAGCTGGGGCAGCGTGCGTCCCAGGCCGTGCTCGCTCGCGAACGGCAACACGCCGAGGTTGGCGGTGCGCGCCGCCGGGCTGCCGAAGGCGAGCCCGAGGACGACGACCGCCGCCAGGGTGCCCACCTTGGCGATGGTGAACACGGTCTGCACGAGCCTGCCCTCATCCAGACCGCGGGTGTTGAGGGCGGTGAGCGCGAGCACGACCAGCACCGCGCAGGCCTGAACGGGACTCACGCCGAGCGGCCCGACCGTGACCAGGCGCGCGGCCGGCGAGAGGGCGGCCCAGAAGGTCCCCGCAAAGGTCGCGAAGGCAACGGCGACGGCCGCAATCGTGCCCGTCTGGATGACGAGCACGAGTGTCCACCCGTAGAGGAATCCGCACAGGGGCCCGTAGAGCTCGGCGAGATAGACGTACTGCCCGCCCGCGCGCGGCATGGCGGCCGCGAGGCGCCCGTAGCTCGTCGCACCGGCCACGGTGAGCGCGCCGGCGAGCGCCCAGACGAGCAGCAGCCAGCCGGGCGCCGGCAGCCGCCGCGCGATGTCGGCCGAGACGATGAAGATGCCGGAGCCGATCATCGAGCCCGCCACGAGCGCGGTCGCGTCGACGAGCCCGAGACGCGCCTCAAGATGGTTCCTCACGTGCTCTCCATGCGGCTGGCCTCCCCGCGGCGAAGCTGGTAGAGGGCGCCGCGATGCTCGAGCAGCTCGTGAGCGCGGCCACCGGCTTCATCGTGGCGGCCATCTCGGCGGGCGGTTATGCCGGGATCGTGCTGCTGATGGCGATCGAGAGCGCCTGCGTCCCGCTGCCGTCCGAGATCATCATGCCGTTCGCGGGCTACCTCGTCTATCGCGGCGACCTCGGGCTCGCCGGCGTCGCCGTCGCCGGCGCGCTCGGCTGCGTCCTCGGATCCCTCGCCGCGTACGCCGTCGGCGCGAACGGCGGGCGGCCGGCGATCGAGCGGTGGGGCCGCTGGGTCCTGCTCTCGCCGCGCGAGCTGGCGCTCGCCGACCGCTGGTTCGCCCGCTGGGGACGGCAGACGGTCTTCTGGGCGCGGC encodes:
- a CDS encoding amino acid permease; its protein translation is MIGSGIFIVSADIARRLPAPGWLLLVWALAGALTVAGATSYGRLAAAMPRAGGQYVYLAELYGPLCGFLYGWTLVLVIQTGTIAAVAVAFATFAGTFWAALSPAARLVTVGPLGVSPVQACAVLVVLALTALNTRGLDEGRLVQTVFTIAKVGTLAAVVVLGLAFGSPAARTANLGVLPFASEHGLGRTLPQLGAAMVGALFAADAWANVTFAAAEVRDAPRTVPRALLLGTVLVCALYLATNVAYLNVLPLRGSPEGADVFARGLQHATADRVGTAVMERLAGGPVGATLMAVAVMISTFGCVNGLVLAGARVAWAMARDGLFFTPAARLNARHVPGPALWLQGAWASVLALSGRYGDLLDYVIIAELVFYLFTVGGLFLLARRTGERPGGVGYPWLQGTYLFLVGVLVVDLLVTKPAYTWGSLAVIASGLPFYVWWRRRAVRVASAT
- a CDS encoding DedA family protein; protein product: MLEQLVSAATGFIVAAISAGGYAGIVLLMAIESACVPLPSEIIMPFAGYLVYRGDLGLAGVAVAGALGCVLGSLAAYAVGANGGRPAIERWGRWVLLSPRELALADRWFARWGRQTVFWARLLPIVRTFIALPAGVARMELWPFVWLTFAGSLPWCWALAYAGLRLAENWHLVRERLHGVDVAVAALVAVAFAWAVWHRVRAVRLT